The following are from one region of the Verrucomicrobiaceae bacterium genome:
- a CDS encoding four helix bundle protein: protein MTKDQLRKRTKEFALRAIKLVDALPRKPSGDVLGKQLLRSATSVGANYRSACRGRSEAEFVAKLGIVIEEADEAEYWMELISDGGLMKASRVAPLQKEASELVAIFTASVRTTRRKTSKR from the coding sequence ATGACGAAAGATCAGCTTAGAAAGAGAACCAAAGAGTTTGCGCTGCGAGCGATCAAACTCGTCGATGCACTACCTCGAAAGCCTTCTGGTGATGTTTTGGGTAAACAGCTTCTCCGCAGTGCCACCTCCGTCGGTGCAAACTACCGCAGCGCCTGCCGTGGACGCTCCGAGGCCGAATTCGTCGCCAAACTCGGTATCGTGATCGAGGAGGCTGATGAAGCCGAATACTGGATGGAGCTCATCAGCGATGGAGGACTCATGAAAGCCTCTCGCGTGGCTCCTCTTCAAAAAGAAGCCTCAGAACTCGTCGCCATTTTCACCGCCT